Genomic segment of Paenibacillaceae bacterium GAS479:
AGCTGCAGCCGAGCGTCATTGTAGCTTTTGTGGCCATTCAGGCAAATAGTGAACAATCGTTCGACCACAAATGTTACGAGCTGGGGGGCAATCTTCTTGAATCGCTCAAAACGTATTTGAGGATTTCCGTTTCTGTGGGCGTAAGCCGAATGTATCATGGCTGGGGCTCTGCTGCAGCAGCTTACGAGGAGGCAGAGGGAGCGCTTGCGGACACTTTTTATGCCAGCTTCGGTACGGTTATAACGCCAAGTAAAAGGCTGATCTGCATCGAAAATGATTGGCGCGAGCTAACTAAACGCTTCGAGTTAGCTCTGCAACGGGTAAGTGCCCAAACCGCCCGTGAAGTGCTCGCACCGTTGCTGCCTCTGCTGCATGATCACCGCGTTAATCCCGCCAAGCTGATCGCCTACATCGAAGGCTGGAGCATTCGACTTCGACAGCGGCTGCTGCCGACCGAGCATGCCGAAGCAGATGCTGGCGGCGGTGCTTTCTCCGGTTGCATGCGGTTGCATCAGCTGATTGAGCGTTTGCGGCTGCAATGGGAACGCATCGAGTCGCTTGCAGAAGGAAACGGCTTGCGACCTGAGATGATCAAGGCCATCCGTTATGTTGAGGATCATTTGACAGAATCGATCTCGCTTCGTCTTGTAGCCGAGCATATTCATTTGAACCCATCCTATGTAAGTGAGCTGTTCAAAAAAGAGCTTGGTATCAACTTTACTGATTTTGTCTCGAAAAGAAGAATTGAGCGGGCAATTGAGCTGCTGCGCAAAAAAAACCATTCAAACTTGGAGCTGGCTGAAGCCGTCGGCGTTCATAATGAGAAGTACTTCTGCACCTTGTTCAAAAAGATAACCGGAACTTCTCCGCAGAAGTTTTTTGCAGAGCAGTAAGGGATAGGGAATCTATTTTTACGGGACGTTCCTGATTCTTGAATTGAAATAGGTGATGTTATATAGTTGCATTACGAGTGTAATGTGAATGATATTCAGTCAAAACCAGGAGGGCGCCCGTGAGTACTGAAACGCATGACAAGTATAGGCTGATTTTACAGGCAGCCATCGAGATCATTTCAGAGAAAGGTTTGTACAACACTTCTATCTCTGACATCGTGAAAAAGGCCGGCGTAGCCCAAGGTACCTTTTATCTATACTTCCGTTCGAAGAATGCCTTGATTCCAGCCATCGCGCAAAACCTGATAACGATCACGATGGAGAAGATGAAGGAGAACAGCAATAAACATACCGATTTTAACGGTTTTCTACAGACGTTTATCGAAGCGATCTACACTATTACGGACGAGTACAAAGACGTCATCGTGCTTTGTTATTCCGGTCTCGCAATCGATCATTCGATGGAGATATGGGAATCCATTTACCAACCGTATTACGAATGGTTCGAAACGGAGCTCAAGCGGGGCATTGAGCAAGGGGAAATTATTGAACAGACCAATATGCAATGGACGAGCAAGCTCATCATTAACTTGGTAGAGAACGCGGCGGAGCGATTCTATATTGGCCGGGACCAAGACATGACGAAGGAGCAGTCCATGACCGAGGTATTCCATTTTGTGCGCCGATCTTTGACAGTGAAGTAATCTTAGGCCAAAAAGGGATCGAGCGCGAACACTTTCGACGAATACAAAGTATTACTTGGCATTACCTGAAATAGGAACAGCGGCAATCTTGGACTTTATTTTGACGTCCTGGATTGCCGCTTTTAATTTGCTTATTTTTCAAATATCAATAGATTAGATCATCTCTAATTTGAATCCCTTGCATCACACAAAAATCTTTTGGAATAATTCAGATTAAATTCATATTATAGCCTGAGAACCCTTTTTTAAAAAGTAGGGTAGACGAGCCATCTAAAGCCAACAGTTATCACTTTCATCCGTTTTATAGAAACAGGAGTGAAAACCACGATAAAGCGGAGGTTGAGCGATGATGAGTGAACAAACCGATAACGTTGAATTAAAAGGGCGTATTTCCGCCGTAAGTGTTTTGGATTTGAGACGAATGAAATCTGTGGAGGAACTGAGCAACATTACTGCAATACAAGCAGTGGGGACGATTCTGTTATCTGACTCCTTCCAAGGTTTAATAGCCAGCATTCCGATGAAAGCTGTCGGTTCGATTATTTCATTGCCTGAAGGCAGTAAAGTGAACCAGATAGGCGGTACGCTGAAAGTCGGGGGAGAATTTCTCGAAAACGCAAGCGCCGACGGCTCAGATATTCTTTTTGTGTCAGGTGAACTAATTATTACGTCTCCCCCTACGAGATTCGGCTACCGACAGCTTATCGTCGTCGGGCAACTTTTCATCCCTCGAGGAAGCGAGAGTATCCTAACTCCTTTCATTACTCAATCGAGCGGCGAAATAATTCCTTATGATCACCATAATTCAAGGTTTTTTATGGGCCAAGGCCGGTTTGATAGAGAGTTCTTTGAATGTTTGAAAAAACCGATTACGTTGATTCTCAATGGAACCTTTGTGATTGAATCTGATGTCAGCAAAGAACTAATTTTGGAGAAGGTGACCGAAATTGTTCAGATGGGTCTTTTGACGGCAGACAAAAAGCTTCTGACTATTCTGACTGTACTCGCAGTTGAACAACTGGGCGGCAGTATTCTAGATTCCAGTATATTTGACGGCGAGACAGCCTATGGATGATCAAGAAAATCAAGAATACCATGCCTTCTTCCAAGAGATTTATAATATTTACCATCAGCCCGTATTTGCCTTTATTCTGACACGAGTCGGGCAAAGGGAAATTGCCAAAGACCTTATGCAGGAAGCATTTCTCCGGGCATGGAAAAAAATCCATGTAGGTTATGAGATAGGCAGGGAAATGTGTCGTTTCTGGATATTTCGGATCACAAAAAACCTGATTACCGATTATTATCGCCAGTGCACAACACGCCACAAAACAGAGAGCCGGATGAAACAAGAGGCTTTCTTACAGAGATCATTCGCTCGTTCTCCCGAAGAAACCTACGAAATCAAACGGAATGTTCAACGTATTGAGGATGCGGTTAGAAGGTTGTCAGAGGAACTGCGCGCTGTGCTTATTCTTCATCTGGTTGGCAAAATGAACAGTGCGGAGATCGGCGAGTTACTAGAACTACCAGCAGGCACGGTTAGATATCGAATCAGCATGGCCAGAAAACGTGTTCTGGTTGAACTGGGGGAAAATGAGCGGATAGAGGAGGGGGTTATGGTTGAACAGTTCGGATTGGAATGAGTTCAAAGATGTGAAAAACCCTTTGGCAGATTGGCTTCAAAATGCGTCATTGACGAAAGAAGAATCAGAAGGAATTTTAAGCCGTATTTTGGAATCCGACAAGCAAAAAGAAGACCTTCGATTGTCGAGACAAATAGCTCGAATAAACCGGACAGTTGCCTTTGCCAATCGCGCTTCTATGCTTTACTCAGAACGACATCAACTTGGTTACAGAAGCTCTTGAGAACATAAGCGTGGAGAGAAAGGGAGGGGAATTAAGTAATTCCCCCTCACGCCTACTTCACAACTTCAAGGTGCGGAGCCATAAACCGAGCGATATTCCGTCGGACTTAATCCCGTCTCCTTGCGGAATGACTTGGCAAAGTGATGGGTATCTGGAAAGCCGGCTCGCTCGGCAATTTCTTTGATACTGAGGCTGGTAGAGGCGAGCAGCAGCCGAGCCTTTTCCAGCCGTTTACGATTGACGTATTTAGCGGGAGGCATCCCGAAGTGTTTTTTGAAATACGAAATGAAATAGTTTGGGTGAAGATGAAGAGCGCCCGCCATGTCGTTAACGCTCAGACTTTCATGCAGGTGGGCCTCCACATAATCCTGGATGATGCGAATCCGCTGCATTTCATCGCTGCGATGTTTGAGCACCTGCACCGGAATATGTTCCAGGAAGGAAGAAACGATCTCCAGCATGACAGATTTTTCTTTCAAAACAGATACGAGGGAGCGGCGTTTATGCAACTCGTCCAGCTCGGCGAACAAACCTTGCATCCGTTCCGGGTCGGGTACATCGATGCAGAGAGGGGCGTTAATCCATTGGAATAGATCAAACGGTCCAACACCGGCAGTAAAATGGCACCAGTATTTGTTAAAAGGCTGTCGCTCCTCTAGAGCCGAATAGGATTGTTTGACAAAAGCCGGCATCAGGCAAAGCTGGCCTTGCTTCGGGAAGCATTCCCGGCCGTCCACTTTGAGCCAACCTTCACCATCCATAATGAAATAAAGCCGGTTGAATTCAGGCACAAAGTCCAAATCCCGCCAATCTGCAGAGCACTGGGTACGATGAGCGACCTGCACGCGAATCTGCAAATTGTCGAGCAGTTCAAGCAGTGTGGATTCTTCCTGAGGTAGCTTCATTCATCCAGCTCCATTACTTAGTTTTATCCCCTTATCCCTTAGGAACGTCCATTTTTTCCCTTGGAAGCGGAATCTATAATCAGTGTATCAGATTCTAGGAGGGACTTCGATCATGACAAATTCTCACAAACCGTTATTGCTCACAGACGATCAAATGAAAGCTTTTATCCGCGATGGAGTGCTGCTGCTGAACACAGATTTCCCACGTTCCTTTCATGATAGTCTTGTCGCCCAGTTGAATGATGTGTATCAAGAAGAGGGTAATCCGGGCAACAACATCCTTCCACGAATTCGCGATTTGCAAAAGGTGTTCGACCACCCCGTTGTCACTGGCGCGCTTACGAGTGTGCTAGGTCCCGATTATTTGCTGCATACGCATCGTCATGGCCACTTCAACGCTTCCCCGCAGCCTGGAGGATGGCATAAGGATAGTTACTGGGGTTATAGCCGGATGCGCAATCATCATCCTTGGTGGGCAATGATCATGTATTTTCCGCAAGATACGCCTCTTGAGCTTGGGCCGACAGGCATTTTCCCAGGTACTCAGTTCCTTGAATCCCGAATTTTCGATGAGGAAAATCCCGCGGCTGAAGTAACGGCGCAAGGCGAGGCAGGCACATTTGCGCTGATTCATTATGATGTGTGGCATCGCTCAACTGCAAACATAATCGGCCAGCCAAGGTATATGCTGAAGTTCGAATTCATGAGGACGACAGCTCCAGCGGCTCCTACATGGAACAACATAGATCCGATCTGGACGCCATGGGCAGAAGGAAATCATGAAGCGCTCGATCAGTCGATCCTCTGGGAGGAAAATTGGAACTGGTTGTCCGGTCAAATCGGCAGCCTCACGAACACGCTGCCAGAAGATTCGGAAGCGATCGGGCAGCTGACTGCCAAGCTTGCTGGACCAGGTGAACCAACCTCTCTAAATGCCGCTTATAGCTTGGCTGCAAGTGGAATTGGCGGAATAAGCGCTCTGCTGGAAGCTTTGCGGCATGAAGATAATCAAATCTCCCGCAAGGCAGCATATGGTCTATCCGCAGCGGGCCAGGGGGCTGTTGCCGGTTTGTTGAAAGCACTAGGCGATCCTAGCAATACCGTTGTCATCCATGCCGCCTTTGCGCTTGGCGAATTGAGAGAGCTGGCGGCAGCAGCGATACCTCAGCTAGCGGCTCTGCTCGGTGATAGCTCTCCTGAGGTCCGCCGCCAGGTTATAGAGACACTTGGACTTATCGGGAAGCCGTCCGAGGGGATCGTACCCGCTCTCATTCGCGGACTGCGTGATGAGGATGTCCAAACCCGGTTCATGGCCGCACTTTCGCTGCTGCGCCTTAAGAGCGATGCGGCAGATGCCATCCCTGAACTGGCGGAAGCACTCGGGGATTCCAACCGGTACGTGCGCGGCCATGCCGCTGAGGCGCTGCGTTACATCGATAGTCCAGAAGCACGGGACATTTTGTTCCGCGAGCTGTTTAATCTCCGCTGGTGCTCGGATACAACCAAAGCAAGTACGTTCTAACTCATGCCGTCAGGCGAATAAGCTAGTTGGGGCTCCCTTATGTAGAAGGGGGTCCTTTTTTATTAACACTAAAGCTAGGCGACTGAGCTCCATGAAACTATGATTCTATGGGATTAATTGGTATCATAAAAGAGTCTATTAAAATAACAGGATGAGGTGCTGGCGAATGTCGAAAATTTTAACCCGGGCAGAAGTGGATGCGCAATCAACTTGGAATTTGAAGGATATTTTTGAATCCCATGAGGAATGGGAACATGAACTGAACGCACTTCAACAGGATCTTTCCACTGTTACGAAGTATGAAGGACAACTCGGCGAAGGTGCAGATAAACTGCTGGCCTGTCTCCTTGCACAGGAAGAGCTGCAAGGCAGACTTAGCCGAGTAGGAGCCTTTGCCTATTTGCATCAATCGGGAGACAGCATCAACCCGGAACATCAGACCAATGCTGCGAAAGCTCGTGATCTGTCCTCGCAGGTCAGTTCAGCTCTTTCTTTTATCAAATCTGAAATTATCGCCCTTCCCGAAGGGATGATAGAGCAGTACATAAACGAGCAACCTGGACTTCAGGACTTTGAACGCAGTCTGGGATTGTTGCTGCAAACCAAGCCTCATAGGCTGACAGCCGAAACAGAAAAGGTGTTAGCTTCCTTTGGAGAGGTGCTAGGCGCACCTTACCGCATCTATGAACGCAGCAAACTGGCTGACATGACGTTCCCGCCAACAGAAAATGGACGAGGGGAAGAGGTTCCGGTTTCGTTTGCGCTTTATGAGAACAAATATGTGGAGTCTCCGGACACGGATCTGCGCCGCAATTCATTTAAAGCGTTCAGCGAGACTCTCTATAAATATCGTAATACATTTGCCGAGGCCTACAGTACGGAAGTAAAACGCCAAGTGATCGAATCGCGCTTGCGCGGATACAACTCGGTTACGGATATGCTTTTGAAGCCGCAGCAGGTCACTATGGATATGAACAGCAATATTTTGGATATTTTGCAGACAGAGCTTGCTCCTCATATGCGCAAATACGCCGCCCTCAAAAAACGGGTGCTGAAGTTAGACGAAATGACGTTCGCAGATCTGAAAGCTCCGCTTGACCCTGATTTCAATCCTGCAATTTCATTCCAGGAGGCAGGGGAACTAATCAAGGAAGCCCTTTCCGTTCTTGGACCAGAATATGGCGAGATTGTATCGGATGCCTTTAAAAACCGTTGGGTGGATTATGCAGATAACGCTGGGAAGCGGACCGGTGCGTTCTGCATGTCCATCCATGGCGTCCATTCTTATATTTTGATCAGCTGGGCAGACAACATGCGAGGCGCCTTTACGCTTGCCCATGAAGTGGGACATGCCGGTCATCTTATGTTAGGGAGCAAATACCAACGTATAACGAACTCCAGACCTTCCCTGTACTTTATCGAAGCTCCTTCGACTATGAACGAACTGCTCTTAGCGGATCACTTGTTGGCGCGCTCGAATGACCCTAGAATGCGCCGCTGGGTTATTTCTCAGTTGCTTGGTACTTATTTCCACAACTTTGTTACCCATTTGCTCGAAGGGGAGCTGCAACGCCGGGTATACGATCTTGCCATGAAAGATGTGCCTATTACAGCTGTGAAGCTATGCGAGTTAAAAGGAGACATCCTCTCCTCATTCTGGGGAGAAGATGTCGTTATCGATGACAATGCCACGCTGACTTGGATGCGTCAGCCGCATTATTATATGAGCCTTTATCCTTACACCTATGCGGCTGGACTTACAGTTTCAACTGCTGCAGCTCAGCTCATCCGGGAGGAAGGGCAGCCTGCTGTGGATCGCTGGCTCGAAGTATTAAAAGCCGGAGGCTCCATGAGCCCGCTTGAACTAATTAAGCTGGCCGGCGTAGACATGTCGCAACCTGATCCGATTCGTACTGCTGCCGCTTACGTAGGTTCACTTATCGATGAGCTAGAGAGCTTGTATTAAGAACATTCTGTTCTGTTTTTAAAAGTTCGAGATTTCCGCAAAAAGCGAGTAGCGTTTTTATGCGCGGCTCGCTTTTTTAATCGAGATGATGGCACTGTCTTCGTTACCGTTACCCAAATTAAAGGAGGCTTTACGCCATGCAGAAACTATTTCAGTATAACTGGCAAGTACGCAGGGATTGGTTGGAATGGTGCGGTTCAGTGGACGAGCAAGAATTGCTCAAGCCACGTATAGGCGGCCCAGGCAGTATTCTTTATACGCTTTTTCACATTGTTGATGTCGAGCACAGCTGGATAAGGGGCTTACAAGGGAAAATAGAAACAGAAATGCCTCCATTCGAGGAATACGCCAGCGTGCAGGAGCTGAGAGACTACTCCGAACGTTGCCATGCGGAAATTGCTCCATTCATTTTTGCTTGGAATAGCGGTATGGAAAACCAGATTTTATCCGATCAGAATAATGAAGGTGAATGGGAGAACTTCAAATATGGGGAGATCATGCGACATGTTCTCGCTCATGAAATTCATCATATCGGCCAACTATCTGTATGGTCGCGAGAACTTGGCAAAAGGCCGATTACGGCAAACTTGATTCGTAGAG
This window contains:
- a CDS encoding two-component system, response regulator YesN, translating into MREVTCFIVDDEPPMVHRLEHYFGQWKERRLPFRLVGHAYSGEEALEQAAGLKPDLILTDIVMPGMGGIELIRELRERLPRTEFIILSAYSEFATAREAIAMGVFEYLVKVPLREEDVRTALSKVRDNLIAREEKEQRLHSLSGSIKENSYRLRKHLLEELLREDVSAAVMERRAAELAPGFVPRQYACFAIRFDNYDSFCAEYSPADRIKLKYAMMNIVEEVLQGMGGSFACELQPSVIVAFVAIQANSEQSFDHKCYELGGNLLESLKTYLRISVSVGVSRMYHGWGSAAAAYEEAEGALADTFYASFGTVITPSKRLICIENDWRELTKRFELALQRVSAQTAREVLAPLLPLLHDHRVNPAKLIAYIEGWSIRLRQRLLPTEHAEADAGGGAFSGCMRLHQLIERLRLQWERIESLAEGNGLRPEMIKAIRYVEDHLTESISLRLVAEHIHLNPSYVSELFKKELGINFTDFVSKRRIERAIELLRKKNHSNLELAEAVGVHNEKYFCTLFKKITGTSPQKFFAEQ
- a CDS encoding transcriptional regulator, TetR family, which codes for MSTETHDKYRLILQAAIEIISEKGLYNTSISDIVKKAGVAQGTFYLYFRSKNALIPAIAQNLITITMEKMKENSNKHTDFNGFLQTFIEAIYTITDEYKDVIVLCYSGLAIDHSMEIWESIYQPYYEWFETELKRGIEQGEIIEQTNMQWTSKLIINLVENAAERFYIGRDQDMTKEQSMTEVFHFVRRSLTVK
- a CDS encoding RNA polymerase, sigma subunit, ECF family, which codes for MDDQENQEYHAFFQEIYNIYHQPVFAFILTRVGQREIAKDLMQEAFLRAWKKIHVGYEIGREMCRFWIFRITKNLITDYYRQCTTRHKTESRMKQEAFLQRSFARSPEETYEIKRNVQRIEDAVRRLSEELRAVLILHLVGKMNSAEIGELLELPAGTVRYRISMARKRVLVELGENERIEEGVMVEQFGLE
- a CDS encoding AraC-type DNA-binding protein → MKLPQEESTLLELLDNLQIRVQVAHRTQCSADWRDLDFVPEFNRLYFIMDGEGWLKVDGRECFPKQGQLCLMPAFVKQSYSALEERQPFNKYWCHFTAGVGPFDLFQWINAPLCIDVPDPERMQGLFAELDELHKRRSLVSVLKEKSVMLEIVSSFLEHIPVQVLKHRSDEMQRIRIIQDYVEAHLHESLSVNDMAGALHLHPNYFISYFKKHFGMPPAKYVNRKRLEKARLLLASTSLSIKEIAERAGFPDTHHFAKSFRKETGLSPTEYRSVYGSAP
- a CDS encoding HEAT repeat, yielding MTNSHKPLLLTDDQMKAFIRDGVLLLNTDFPRSFHDSLVAQLNDVYQEEGNPGNNILPRIRDLQKVFDHPVVTGALTSVLGPDYLLHTHRHGHFNASPQPGGWHKDSYWGYSRMRNHHPWWAMIMYFPQDTPLELGPTGIFPGTQFLESRIFDEENPAAEVTAQGEAGTFALIHYDVWHRSTANIIGQPRYMLKFEFMRTTAPAAPTWNNIDPIWTPWAEGNHEALDQSILWEENWNWLSGQIGSLTNTLPEDSEAIGQLTAKLAGPGEPTSLNAAYSLAASGIGGISALLEALRHEDNQISRKAAYGLSAAGQGAVAGLLKALGDPSNTVVIHAAFALGELRELAAAAIPQLAALLGDSSPEVRRQVIETLGLIGKPSEGIVPALIRGLRDEDVQTRFMAALSLLRLKSDAADAIPELAEALGDSNRYVRGHAAEALRYIDSPEARDILFRELFNLRWCSDTTKASTF
- a CDS encoding oligoendopeptidase F — translated: MSKILTRAEVDAQSTWNLKDIFESHEEWEHELNALQQDLSTVTKYEGQLGEGADKLLACLLAQEELQGRLSRVGAFAYLHQSGDSINPEHQTNAAKARDLSSQVSSALSFIKSEIIALPEGMIEQYINEQPGLQDFERSLGLLLQTKPHRLTAETEKVLASFGEVLGAPYRIYERSKLADMTFPPTENGRGEEVPVSFALYENKYVESPDTDLRRNSFKAFSETLYKYRNTFAEAYSTEVKRQVIESRLRGYNSVTDMLLKPQQVTMDMNSNILDILQTELAPHMRKYAALKKRVLKLDEMTFADLKAPLDPDFNPAISFQEAGELIKEALSVLGPEYGEIVSDAFKNRWVDYADNAGKRTGAFCMSIHGVHSYILISWADNMRGAFTLAHEVGHAGHLMLGSKYQRITNSRPSLYFIEAPSTMNELLLADHLLARSNDPRMRRWVISQLLGTYFHNFVTHLLEGELQRRVYDLAMKDVPITAVKLCELKGDILSSFWGEDVVIDDNATLTWMRQPHYYMSLYPYTYAAGLTVSTAAAQLIREEGQPAVDRWLEVLKAGGSMSPLELIKLAGVDMSQPDPIRTAAAYVGSLIDELESLY
- a CDS encoding Uncharacterized damage-inducible protein DinB (forms a four-helix bundle) — encoded protein: MQKLFQYNWQVRRDWLEWCGSVDEQELLKPRIGGPGSILYTLFHIVDVEHSWIRGLQGKIETEMPPFEEYASVQELRDYSERCHAEIAPFIFAWNSGMENQILSDQNNEGEWENFKYGEIMRHVLAHEIHHIGQLSVWSRELGKRPITANLIRRGLFDH